In the genome of Kallotenue papyrolyticum, the window CCTATTTTGATGAGCTGAGCTGGGTCGATGCCGATCATCGTAGTGGCGTGCGCGAAGCCATCCGCTACCTGGTGGGCTTGGGACACCGCCATATCGCAACGATCACCGGTCCACTCACCATGCAGTCAGCGCTGGATCGTCGCGATGGCTATAAGCAAGGGTTGCTCGAAGCCGGATTGCCAATTCGCCAGGAGCTGATCGTCGAGGGCGACTGGACGCAACAAAGCGGCTATCTCGCGCTGCAGCGCTTGTTGCGCCTGGCTGTGCCGCCGACGGCCGTGTTTGTCGCCAGTGATAGTATGGCTGTTGGTGCGATGCGCGCGGCAGCGGCGGCCGGCTACCGTGTGCCGGACGACCTGTCGATCATCGGCTTCGACGATTTGCCGTTCGCTGCCTACACCAGTCCGCCGCTAACCACGATCCATCAGCCGGTTGGCGACATGGGCGCGACCGCCGTGCGCCTGCTGGTCGAATTGATCGAGCAGCGCGCGTCCGCGCCGCAGCAGGTGCGCCTGCCGACGCGCCTGGTAGTGCGTGAGTCGTGTCGGGTGTGCTGTACCTCGGCGGCTGAAAAAACGGGCGAGTTACGCTGAAAGGGGGTGATGGTTCGCGCGCAGATGGCCTCCATCTGCACCACAAGGCGCTGTCCGTTGTCGATGGTTGGATTCTCAACAGACACACGGAGGTTCGACGATGAGCGCTGCCAGAATCTATCGGTTGCCGCAGGCGCGTTGCCTGCTCGGGTTGCTCTGTGCCGTGCTGACGCTGGTGGCCTGTGGCGCTCCCGCTCCGCAGGGTGGTGGAGCACAGACATCGCCTGCGGCGCAGGCTAGCCCGCCTGCTGTCTCCCAGGCTAGCCCGGCGGCTGCTCCCGAAACCAGTCCGGCGGCTGCGCCCTCACCCGGAGCCGAGCGTTCACCTGCCGCCACGGCAGGTCAGGCAGCCGGGATCATGACCGTCTCAGCACAGCAACAGGCCACCTGGGTCCGCAACTTCAACCCCTTTGTCGGCGATAACCGCTTCCCCACCGTCAACGGCGTTTACGAACCCTTGATGATCTACAACACAATCAAGGGCGAGCTGGTTCCATGGCTGGCGACTGGCTATGAGTGGGGCGATGGGAATCGCAAACTGACCTTCAAACTGCGCGATGATGTGCAGTGGTCGGATGGTCAGCCCTTCACCGCTCGCGACGTTGTCTTCACCTTCAACCTGTTCAAGGAGCACACCGGCCTGCAGGGACCGGGCGGGCAGGCGATGACCGGCGAAACCGCATACATCGAGTCGGTGACAGCGCCGGACGATACGACCGTGGAGTTTACCTTTGCTCAGGCGTTTACGCCCGGCCTCTACGACATCGCCAATCAGAACATCGTGCCCGAGCACATCTGGAAGGACGTTGCCGATCCGCTCAAGTTCACCAACGAGAACCCGGTTGGGACCGGTCCTTTCACGGAAGTGGCGGTCTTCCAAAACCAGGTCTATGAGGTGCACCGCAACCCCAACTACTGGCAGCCGGGCAAGCCCGCGGTGCAGGGCCTGCGCTTCCCGGCCTATCCCGGCAACGACCAGGCCAATCTGGCAACCATCAACGGCGAGAACGACTGGGCCGGCAACTTCATTCCCGACATCGAGCAGACGTTTGTCGCCAAGGATCCAGAGCACTTCGGCTATTGGTTCCCCTCCACCGGCGCGACCGTGATGCTCTATCTCAATACAACGCGCGCGCCCTTTGACAATGTCGATGTACGCAAGGCGATCAGCATGGCGCTCAACCGCGATCAGATCGTGGAAGTAGCGATGTATGGTTATACCCATCCGGCGGACGCTACCGGTCTAAGCGATGCCTATCCCAACTACAAGAGTGAACGCGTTGTCCAAGCTGGCAGCGAGCTGGTGACTCGCAACATCGAGCGTGCCAACCAGTTGCTCGACGCGGCGGGTCTGACGCGCGGCGCGGGTGGAATTCGTCAGTTGCCGGACGGCACGCCGCTGCGCTACGATCTCAATGTTGTTTCGGGCTGGACCGACTGGGTCTCCGCCTGTCAGATCATGGCGCAAAACCTGCGCGAAGTCGGGATTGAAGCCACCGTGCGCACCTATGACTTCAGCGCCTGGTTCGAGCGCGTGCAGAAGGGCGATTTCGACATGTCGATCGGTTGGAGCAGCGGCGGCGCAACGCCGTTCAACTACTACCGCAGCCAGATGTCGCAGCGCAGCTTCCGTCCGGTCGGCGAGGCTGCCGGTGAGAACTGGCATCGCTACGTCAGCCAGCGCGCGGATGAGTTGCTCAACCAGTTCGCGGCCACGTCCGATCTGGCGGAGCAGCAACAGATCGCCGAACAGCTGCAGCAGACCTTTGTGGACGAACTGCCGGCCGTGCCGCTGTTCCCGGGCCCGATGTGGTACGAATACAACACGCGGCGGTTCGAGGGCTTCCCCAACGAAGAGAACCCGTATGCTGTCGGCTCGCCCTTCGGCATGGGCACGCCTGAGCAGCTAATCCTGATGACTACCGTCAAGCCCAAATAGCCTCCTCCGTCGGCGACTCAGCCCACGCTGTCTGAGTCGCCGGCCACCGACGCAAGGTCTGGCGAGCCAGCGCCGCGCGGCTTACGCCGGGTGCAGACGGCGCACTGCCTTCCCGGCGGCTGTACCTCAGGCATGGAAAGGAGCGCACTCATGGGATTTCTTCTGCGGCGGATCGGCTTCTATGTGCTTGCTGCGTGGGCGTCGCTGACCCTGAACTTTTTTCTGCCGCGCGCCATGCCAGGCGATCCCGCATCGGCGATCTTCGCGCGTTTCCAGGGACGGCTCCAGCCGGAACAATTGCAGGCCCTGCGTGAAGCCTTTGGCTTTACCGAGGGTCCGCTGTTCCAACAGTATGCTACCTATCTGACCCATGCTCTGCGCGGTGACTTCGGGATCTCGATCTCGGCCTTTCCTGCGCCGGTGACTACGGTCATCGCTACCGGTCTGCAGTGGACGCTGTTGCTGGGTGGACTGGCCACCGTGCTGAGCTTCACGCTGGGGAGCCTGCTGGGCGTGATCGGCGCCTGGCGGCGCGGTGGTCTGGTGGATTCGATCATGCCTCCGCTGCTGATTTTTATTGGCGCCTTTCCCTATTTCTTTCTGGCGATGTTGGCGCTGTACTTCTTCAGTTTTTACCTGGGCTGGTTTCCGCTACGCCACGCCTACAGCTCCGAGCTGCGCCCCGAGGTGAGCCTGGCCTTTGTCGGTAGCGTGCTCTACCACCTGGTCTTGCCGGCTTCGACAGTTGTGCTGGTGTCGATCGGCGGCTGGGTGCTGGGCATGCGCAATACGATGATCAGCGTGCTATCCGAGGACTATATCGTCATGGCCGAGGCCAAAGGGTTGCCGGAGCGGCGCATCATGTTTCGCTATGCCGCTCGTAATGCCCTTTTACCGAACGTTACCTCGTTCGGCATGGCGCTAGGCTTTGTGATCAGCGGCCTGCTGCTGACCGAGATCGTTTTTTCCTACCCTGGGGTTGGCTACCTGTTGATCAAGGCTGTCGCCAATCTCGACTATCCATTGATGCAGGGCCTCTTTCTGATGATTACGTTTTCGGTGCTGGCGGCCAACCTGGTTGTTGACCTGTTGTATGTCCGCCTTGATCCTCGTGTGCGGGTGCGCTAGCGCCGCTGATCACGTGAGAGGGTGAACATGGACCTGCAGCAACCTCGGTCGATCGATGTAGAGATGACGCCTGCCGGGCAGGTCGCGCCCCTGCCGGAGCAGGCAGCCGGCCCGCGCCGACGGCGGCGCTGGTGGGATGGCCTGCTGCATAATCGCAAAGCGGCTGTGGGCGCGCTCATTCTGCTGTTGTTCATGGCGATGGCGATCTTGGCGCCCTGGCTCGCGCCCGGAAATCCCGGCGATTTCGTTGCGCGACCACACCGTCCGCCATCGCGCGAGCACTGGCTGGGGACCACCGGTCAGGGGCAGGATGTCTTCGCGCAGATTGTGCACGGCGCGCGCGTGTCGTTGGGGATCGGCTTTGCTACCGGCCTGTTGGTGACGTTGATCGGCGCGGCGATCGGCATGACCGCCGGCTACTTCGGCGGACGCGTGGATGATGTCCTTTCACTGCTGATCAACGTCTTCCTGATTATTCCCAGCCTGCCGCTGCTGGTGACGCTGGCCTCCTACCTGCAACCGGGCCCGTTGGCGATCATGTTCGTGCTGGCCTTTACCGGCTGGGCCTGGCCGGCGCGCGTCTTGCGCTCGCAGACGCTCTCGCTGCGCGAGAAGGATTTTGTATCGGCCGCGCTGGTGAGTGGTGAGAGCAGTCCACGCATCATCTTCGGCGAGATTTTGCCGAACATGACCTCGATCGTGGTGGCCAGCTTCTTTGGTTCGACGATCTACGCCATCGGCGCGGAAGCGGCGCTGGAGTTTCTGGGCCTGGGCAATGTCAGCACCGTCAGTTGGGGCACGATCCTGTTCTGGGCCCAGAACAACGCCGGCCTGCTGACGGGCGCCTGGTGGACCTTTGTGCCGGCCGGTCTGTGTATCGCGCTGGTAGCCTTTGCCTTTGCCATGATCAACTTCGCCGTGGATGAAGTGACCAACCCGCGGCTGCGCGCTGAAAAGGAGATCAGGAGT includes:
- a CDS encoding LacI family DNA-binding transcriptional regulator → MTIEEIARLAGVSRSTVSRVLNSHPNVRPQVRARVLAVIQQQGYVPQAAARSLASRRTRVIGLVIPHTAARIFDDPFFGPVIHSITEACAALGYFVMLAMLTHDREPSFYERVVRGRHFDGMIMLSSDIDDPLLPLLMRDRLPLVLFGSHPYFDELSWVDADHRSGVREAIRYLVGLGHRHIATITGPLTMQSALDRRDGYKQGLLEAGLPIRQELIVEGDWTQQSGYLALQRLLRLAVPPTAVFVASDSMAVGAMRAAAAAGYRVPDDLSIIGFDDLPFAAYTSPPLTTIHQPVGDMGATAVRLLVELIEQRASAPQQVRLPTRLVVRESCRVCCTSAAEKTGELR
- a CDS encoding ABC transporter substrate-binding protein, with translation MTVSAQQQATWVRNFNPFVGDNRFPTVNGVYEPLMIYNTIKGELVPWLATGYEWGDGNRKLTFKLRDDVQWSDGQPFTARDVVFTFNLFKEHTGLQGPGGQAMTGETAYIESVTAPDDTTVEFTFAQAFTPGLYDIANQNIVPEHIWKDVADPLKFTNENPVGTGPFTEVAVFQNQVYEVHRNPNYWQPGKPAVQGLRFPAYPGNDQANLATINGENDWAGNFIPDIEQTFVAKDPEHFGYWFPSTGATVMLYLNTTRAPFDNVDVRKAISMALNRDQIVEVAMYGYTHPADATGLSDAYPNYKSERVVQAGSELVTRNIERANQLLDAAGLTRGAGGIRQLPDGTPLRYDLNVVSGWTDWVSACQIMAQNLREVGIEATVRTYDFSAWFERVQKGDFDMSIGWSSGGATPFNYYRSQMSQRSFRPVGEAAGENWHRYVSQRADELLNQFAATSDLAEQQQIAEQLQQTFVDELPAVPLFPGPMWYEYNTRRFEGFPNEENPYAVGSPFGMGTPEQLILMTTVKPK
- a CDS encoding ABC transporter permease, with protein sequence MGFLLRRIGFYVLAAWASLTLNFFLPRAMPGDPASAIFARFQGRLQPEQLQALREAFGFTEGPLFQQYATYLTHALRGDFGISISAFPAPVTTVIATGLQWTLLLGGLATVLSFTLGSLLGVIGAWRRGGLVDSIMPPLLIFIGAFPYFFLAMLALYFFSFYLGWFPLRHAYSSELRPEVSLAFVGSVLYHLVLPASTVVLVSIGGWVLGMRNTMISVLSEDYIVMAEAKGLPERRIMFRYAARNALLPNVTSFGMALGFVISGLLLTEIVFSYPGVGYLLIKAVANLDYPLMQGLFLMITFSVLAANLVVDLLYVRLDPRVRVR
- a CDS encoding ABC transporter permease, encoding MDLQQPRSIDVEMTPAGQVAPLPEQAAGPRRRRRWWDGLLHNRKAAVGALILLLFMAMAILAPWLAPGNPGDFVARPHRPPSREHWLGTTGQGQDVFAQIVHGARVSLGIGFATGLLVTLIGAAIGMTAGYFGGRVDDVLSLLINVFLIIPSLPLLVTLASYLQPGPLAIMFVLAFTGWAWPARVLRSQTLSLREKDFVSAALVSGESSPRIIFGEILPNMTSIVVASFFGSTIYAIGAEAALEFLGLGNVSTVSWGTILFWAQNNAGLLTGAWWTFVPAGLCIALVAFAFAMINFAVDEVTNPRLRAEKEIRSVLDQRDFRPGRPTPVLRASGAPAAGRARPAR